The Streptomyces pactum genome contains a region encoding:
- the hemC gene encoding hydroxymethylbilane synthase, which yields MSAPELIRIVSRDSPMALAQVERVRAELAALHPDVRTEVVPVKTTGDKWLGDLSQVEGKGAFTKEVDAALLSGEADLAVHCVKDVPADRPLPAGTVFAAFLERDDIRDALIHPEGLTLDELPAGTRVGTSSVRRVAQLAATHPDLRCVPFRGNANRRLAKLAAGDAGALLLAVSGLERIGRRDVISEVLSPETMMPPIGAGILALQCREGDTALIDAVSGLGHPPTHREATAERMFLHVLQGHCNSPIAGYARVDRSGELSLRACVFTPDGKTRLNAHEWAGRLDPATLGTSVAVTLLRQGAREIIDGIAH from the coding sequence ATGTCCGCCCCCGAACTGATCCGCATCGTCTCCCGCGACTCCCCCATGGCCCTGGCGCAGGTCGAGCGCGTCCGGGCCGAGTTGGCGGCCCTCCACCCCGACGTGCGCACCGAGGTCGTGCCGGTGAAGACCACCGGCGACAAGTGGCTCGGCGACCTGTCGCAGGTGGAGGGCAAGGGCGCGTTCACGAAGGAGGTGGACGCCGCGCTGCTGTCGGGTGAGGCCGACCTGGCGGTGCACTGCGTCAAGGACGTGCCCGCCGACCGGCCGCTGCCGGCCGGCACGGTGTTCGCCGCGTTCCTGGAGCGGGACGACATCAGGGACGCGCTGATCCACCCGGAGGGGCTCACCCTGGACGAGCTGCCGGCCGGGACCCGCGTCGGCACCTCCTCGGTCCGCCGCGTCGCCCAACTGGCCGCCACCCACCCGGACCTCCGGTGCGTGCCGTTCCGGGGCAACGCCAACCGGCGGCTGGCGAAGCTGGCCGCCGGTGACGCGGGCGCCCTGCTGCTGGCGGTCTCCGGCCTGGAGCGCATCGGCCGCCGTGACGTGATCAGCGAGGTCCTCTCCCCCGAGACGATGATGCCGCCGATCGGCGCGGGCATCCTCGCGCTGCAGTGCCGTGAGGGCGACACCGCCCTCATCGACGCGGTCAGCGGTCTCGGTCACCCGCCCACCCATCGGGAGGCGACGGCGGAACGCATGTTCCTGCACGTCCTGCAGGGGCACTGCAACAGCCCGATCGCCGGATACGCCCGCGTGGACCGGAGCGGGGAACTCTCCCTGCGGGCCTGCGTCTTCACCCCGGACGGCAAGACACGGCTGAACGCCCACGAGTGGGCCGGCCGCCTCGACCCGGCGACGCTGGGCACGTCGGTCGCCGTGACCCTGCTGCGCCAGGGGGCCCGCGAGATCATCGACGGCATCGCGCACTGA
- a CDS encoding NPP1 family protein, which yields MSSRTTPTRHKRWLAAPLGALALVVAFPATAFAAPPPGLPGNADGLERAYQPAYDYDTDGCYPTPAIGADGAVNGGLKPTGALNGNCRDASDLDNTNGYARAKCDGGWCAYMYGLYFEKDQALPGSSLGGHRHDWEHVVVWVRDGTVEYVSTSNHGSFSVHARSAVRFDGTHPKIVYHKDGISTHCFRLATSGDEPPENHRGDWRYPTLVGWNGYPAGLREKLSSHDFGSANFGLKDGSFASHLAAAKPSGIPFDPHA from the coding sequence GTGTCGTCGCGTACCACCCCCACCCGCCACAAGAGATGGCTCGCCGCACCGCTCGGTGCGCTCGCCCTCGTCGTCGCCTTCCCCGCCACCGCCTTCGCCGCCCCGCCCCCGGGGCTGCCCGGCAACGCCGACGGCCTGGAGCGGGCGTACCAGCCCGCCTACGACTACGACACCGACGGCTGCTATCCCACACCGGCCATCGGCGCCGACGGCGCGGTCAACGGCGGACTCAAACCGACCGGTGCCCTGAACGGCAACTGCCGGGACGCCTCCGACCTGGACAACACCAACGGCTACGCGCGCGCCAAGTGCGACGGCGGCTGGTGCGCCTACATGTACGGCCTCTACTTCGAGAAGGACCAGGCGCTGCCCGGCAGCAGCCTCGGCGGCCACAGGCACGACTGGGAGCACGTCGTGGTGTGGGTACGGGACGGCACCGTGGAGTACGTCTCGACCTCCAACCACGGCTCGTTCAGCGTGCACGCGAGGTCGGCGGTCCGCTTCGACGGCACGCATCCGAAGATCGTCTACCACAAGGACGGCATCAGCACCCACTGCTTCCGCCTGGCGACCTCGGGCGACGAGCCGCCGGAGAACCACCGGGGCGATTGGCGGTATCCGACGCTGGTCGGCTGGAACGGCTATCCGGCCGGCCTGCGCGAGAAGCTGAGCTCCCACGACTTCGGCAGCGCCAACTTCGGCCTCAAGGACGGCAGCTTCGCCTCCCACCTGGCGGCCGCCAAGCCCTCCGGCATCCCCTTCGACCCGCACGCCTGA
- a CDS encoding ATP-dependent DNA ligase, with amino-acid sequence MELPLIPPMLATPGALPSAAQDARWAYETKQDGQRVVVYLPGDGSVLLRARSGHDITAAYPELAPLGTALGSTAAVLDGEVLALDEEGRADFQLLQSRMGLAHAPGRAAHRAARVPVHLVLFDALHLAGRSLLRLPYTRRRERLTGLGLGGPSWSTPAALVGHGEQALRATREHGLEGLVCKRLDSVYEPGVRSRAWIKIRNMRSEDVVVGGWLSGKGRLTGLPGAVLVGQRAAGRLRYVGGVGTGWSAAERTELAALLRAAASDVCPFDPVPPVPGARWAVPRLVGEVRYSTRTREGMLRQPSWLRLRPDLAPEESAADIPDDLV; translated from the coding sequence GTGGAGCTGCCGCTGATCCCTCCCATGCTCGCCACACCCGGTGCCCTGCCGTCCGCCGCGCAGGACGCGCGCTGGGCCTACGAGACCAAGCAGGACGGCCAGCGCGTGGTGGTCTACCTGCCCGGCGACGGCAGCGTGCTGCTCCGCGCCCGCTCCGGCCACGACATCACGGCCGCCTACCCCGAACTGGCACCACTCGGCACCGCGCTCGGCTCCACCGCCGCCGTGCTGGACGGGGAGGTGCTGGCCCTGGACGAAGAGGGCCGCGCCGACTTCCAGTTGCTGCAGTCCCGCATGGGCCTGGCGCACGCCCCGGGCCGGGCGGCGCACCGGGCGGCGCGGGTCCCCGTCCATCTGGTGCTGTTCGACGCCCTGCACCTGGCGGGCCGGTCCCTCCTCCGTCTCCCCTACACCCGCCGCCGCGAGCGGTTGACGGGTCTCGGCCTCGGCGGGCCGTCCTGGTCCACCCCGGCCGCGCTGGTGGGCCACGGCGAGCAGGCGCTGCGGGCCACCCGCGAGCACGGCCTGGAGGGCCTGGTGTGCAAGCGGCTGGACTCGGTGTACGAGCCGGGGGTCCGCTCCCGGGCCTGGATCAAGATCCGCAACATGCGCAGCGAGGACGTCGTGGTCGGCGGCTGGCTGTCCGGCAAGGGACGGCTCACGGGCCTGCCCGGCGCCGTCCTGGTCGGCCAGCGCGCCGCGGGCCGGCTGCGCTACGTGGGCGGGGTCGGCACCGGCTGGAGCGCGGCCGAGCGCACCGAACTGGCGGCGCTGCTGCGGGCCGCCGCGAGCGACGTGTGCCCCTTCGACCCCGTACCGCCGGTGCCGGGGGCGCGCTGGGCCGTCCCCCGGCTGGTCGGCGAGGTCCGGTACAGCACCCGCACCCGGGAGGGCATGCTGCGCCAGCCGTCCTGGCTCAGGCTCCGCCCGGACCTCGCACCCGAGGAGTCGGCCGCCGACATTCCGGACGACCTGGTGTGA